In a single window of the Cupriavidus sp. P-10 genome:
- a CDS encoding 2-hydroxyacid dehydrogenase: MKPRLLQHGRLPEATEARLAEHFDVHPFWTETDPAAFLARHGSEFVALTTRAAIGADAALLAALPSLRVISSFGVGLDKLDLDSARRRGIAVGYTPDVLNDCVADTAFALLLDVSRKVSAADRFVRRGEWPKGQPFPLATRVSGKRLGIIGMGRIGRVIAHRSVGFDMEVRYHSRNPADDAPYPYEASLEALARWADYLVVATAGGPSTRHLVSAAVLDALGPQGFLINIARGTVVDEAALVDALAQQRIAGAGLDVFEDEPNVPEALFGLDNVVVLPHIASATHETRQAMAELVFENLQRFFATGAVKKSAI, from the coding sequence ATGAAACCCCGCCTGTTGCAGCACGGCCGCCTGCCTGAAGCCACCGAAGCACGCCTGGCCGAGCACTTCGATGTCCACCCGTTCTGGACCGAAACCGATCCCGCCGCCTTCCTGGCCCGCCACGGCAGCGAGTTCGTCGCGCTGACAACGCGCGCCGCGATCGGCGCAGATGCCGCGCTGCTGGCCGCGTTGCCGTCCCTGCGCGTGATCTCCAGCTTCGGCGTCGGCCTGGACAAGCTCGATCTCGACAGCGCGCGCCGCCGCGGCATCGCCGTGGGCTATACGCCGGACGTGCTCAACGACTGCGTGGCCGATACCGCGTTCGCGCTGCTGCTGGACGTCTCGCGCAAGGTCAGCGCCGCGGACCGCTTCGTGCGCCGCGGCGAATGGCCGAAGGGGCAGCCGTTCCCGCTGGCGACGCGCGTCAGCGGCAAGCGGCTCGGCATCATCGGCATGGGCCGCATCGGCCGCGTCATAGCGCACCGCTCCGTGGGTTTCGACATGGAAGTGCGTTATCACAGCCGCAACCCGGCCGATGACGCGCCTTATCCTTACGAAGCGTCGCTGGAAGCGCTGGCGCGCTGGGCGGACTACCTTGTCGTCGCCACCGCCGGCGGACCCTCCACGCGTCACCTGGTATCGGCGGCCGTGCTTGATGCACTGGGTCCCCAAGGCTTCCTGATCAATATCGCGCGCGGTACGGTGGTGGACGAGGCGGCGCTGGTCGATGCGCTGGCGCAGCAGCGCATCGCAGGTGCCGGCCTTGACGTGTTCGAGGACGAGCCGAACGTGCCCGAGGCGCTGTTCGGGCTGGACAACGTCGTGGTGCTGCCGCATATCGCCAGCGCCACCCATGAAACGCGCCAGGCGATGGCGGAACTGGTGTTCGAGAACCTGCAGCGGTTCTTTGCAACCGGCGCGGTGAAGAAGTCGGCGATCTGA
- a CDS encoding Bug family tripartite tricarboxylate transporter substrate binding protein, with the protein MPDRTPSTGRRRALLALCLAAAPLLAPAAHAQANWPTRPVTIILPFTPGGGTDIATRLVAQRLSQLWGQSVLVDNRPGAAGNVGLELASRAKPDGYTLVAGNVGTQSINPTLYNKLSYDPNRLVPITEMAELPFVLVVTPKLSARTAKDLVALAKAQPGKLSFASSGTGGSPHLSGEIFKAATGTDMLHVPYKGGGAAMSDLMAGNVDMLFASVLETASHVKAGKLRALAVTGTVRSPALPDVPTLAQAGIAGAESGSWVGLLAPAGTPKDIVDKIAAGVKQVVALPEVRQQLVEQGAIPVGSTPQQFSELIATDRKRYAKVIVDNKLRAD; encoded by the coding sequence ATGCCTGACCGCACTCCCTCCACCGGCCGGCGCCGCGCGCTGCTGGCCCTGTGCCTCGCCGCCGCACCGCTGCTGGCACCGGCCGCCCATGCGCAAGCCAACTGGCCGACACGGCCGGTCACGATCATCCTGCCGTTCACGCCCGGCGGCGGCACCGACATTGCCACGCGGCTGGTAGCACAGCGCCTGTCGCAGCTGTGGGGCCAGTCGGTGCTGGTGGACAACCGGCCCGGCGCCGCTGGCAACGTCGGCCTGGAACTGGCGTCGCGCGCCAAGCCGGACGGCTATACGCTGGTGGCGGGCAATGTCGGTACGCAGTCGATCAATCCCACGCTGTACAACAAGCTGTCTTACGATCCCAACCGCCTGGTCCCCATCACCGAGATGGCCGAACTGCCGTTCGTGCTGGTGGTGACGCCCAAGCTGTCCGCCAGGACTGCAAAGGATCTGGTCGCGCTGGCCAAGGCACAGCCGGGCAAGCTGTCGTTCGCCAGTTCCGGCACGGGCGGCTCGCCGCACCTGTCCGGCGAGATCTTCAAGGCCGCTACCGGCACCGACATGCTGCACGTGCCCTACAAGGGCGGCGGCGCTGCCATGAGCGACCTGATGGCGGGCAACGTCGACATGCTGTTTGCTTCGGTGCTGGAGACTGCCTCGCACGTCAAGGCGGGCAAGCTGCGCGCGCTGGCGGTCACCGGCACGGTGCGCTCGCCCGCGCTGCCGGATGTGCCCACGCTGGCGCAGGCCGGCATCGCCGGCGCCGAGTCCGGCTCATGGGTGGGCTTGCTGGCGCCGGCCGGCACGCCCAAGGACATCGTCGACAAGATCGCCGCCGGCGTGAAGCAGGTGGTGGCGCTGCCCGAAGTGCGCCAGCAGCTGGTGGAGCAGGGCGCGATTCCCGTCGGCAGCACGCCGCAGCAGTTCAGCGAGCTGATCGCCACCGACCGCAAGCGCTACGCCAAGGTCATCGTCGACAACAAACTGCGCGCCGACTGA